Proteins encoded within one genomic window of Pseudorasbora parva isolate DD20220531a chromosome 3, ASM2467924v1, whole genome shotgun sequence:
- the ogfod2 gene encoding 2-oxoglutarate and iron-dependent oxygenase domain-containing protein 2 isoform X1, with translation MDRFYTCSCIFRDNIFLEEYKLHVRFVSESQFRKDYQNILRSLGCVSESKFRDVIGKIHAEIERRQNHKLKSAERAATIKEIYTPLHQHVYHLQESFLAPELLQMVKYCASSDATMEGLLKLIQTEAAPRVFRFPVFRKEFCKELIEELEHFEQSDAPKGRPNTMNNYGILLNELGFDESFITPLREVYLRPLTALLYSDCGGSCLDSHKAFVVKYAMHEDMELCYHYDNAEVTLNVSLGKDFTEGNLFFGDMRQVPLSETECVEVEHHVTEGLLHRGQHMHGALPISSGTRWNLIIWMRASRERNKLCPMCGKRPTLVESDGFSDGFTMNPDDDTSRNASCSLT, from the exons ATGGATAGATTTTACACATGCAGTTGCATTTTCAGAGATAATATTTTTCTTGAAGAATACAAACTCCATGTTCGATTCGTCTCAGAAAGCCAGTTCAGGAAGGATTATCAAAAT ATCCTCAGATCCCTGGGCTGTGTGTCTGAATCTAAGTTCAGAGACGTGATCGGAAAG ATTCATGCAGAAATCGAGAGACGCCAGAATCATAAACTGAAATCAGCAGAGAGAGCAGCTACAATCAAGGAGATTTATACACCTCTTCATCAACATGTTTATCATCTACAG GAATCATTCCTGGCCCCAGAACTTTTGCAGATGGTAAAATACTGTGCTTCAAGTGATGCAACCATGGAAGGACTTTTGAAACTCATCCAGACAGAAGCAG CACCAAGAGTCTTTAGATTCCCAGTGTTCCGAAAGGAATTCTGCAAGGAACTAATAGAAGAGCTGGAGCATTTTGAACAGTCTGATGCCCCAAAGGGCAGGCCGAACACCATGAACAATTATGGG ATTCTtctgaatgaactgggctttgATGAGAGCTTCATCACCCCACTGAGGGAGGTCTATCTGCGCCCACTCACCGCTTTGCTTTACAGTGACTGTGGTGGAAGCTGTCTGGACAGTCACAAGGCTTTCGTGGTCAAGTATGCTATGCATGAAGACATGGAACTTTGTTATCATTATGACAACGCCGAAGTCACTCTAAATGTATCACTGGGGAAAGACTTCACAGAGGGGAACCTGTTCTTTGGAGACATGAGACAG GTGCCTCTGAGTGAGACGGAGTGTGTGGAAGTGGAGCATCATGTAACTGAAGGTCTGCTTCACAGGGGCCAGCACATGCACGGCGCTCTGCCTATCTCCTCAGGCACACGCTGGAACCTGATCATATGGATGCGAGCTTCACGTGAAAGGAACAAACTCTGCCCTATGTGTGGTAAGAGACCCACGCTAGTGGAGAGTGACGGATTCAGTGATGGCTTCACCATGAACCCTGATGACGACACTAGTAGGAATGCGTCATGTTCTTTGACATGA
- the ogfod2 gene encoding 2-oxoglutarate and iron-dependent oxygenase domain-containing protein 2 isoform X2, with protein sequence MFDSSQKASSGRIIKISLGCVSESKFRDVIGKIHAEIERRQNHKLKSAERAATIKEIYTPLHQHVYHLQESFLAPELLQMVKYCASSDATMEGLLKLIQTEAAPRVFRFPVFRKEFCKELIEELEHFEQSDAPKGRPNTMNNYGILLNELGFDESFITPLREVYLRPLTALLYSDCGGSCLDSHKAFVVKYAMHEDMELCYHYDNAEVTLNVSLGKDFTEGNLFFGDMRQVPLSETECVEVEHHVTEGLLHRGQHMHGALPISSGTRWNLIIWMRASRERNKLCPMCGKRPTLVESDGFSDGFTMNPDDDTSRNASCSLT encoded by the exons ATGTTCGATTCGTCTCAGAAAGCCAGTTCAGGAAGGATTATCAAAAT ATCCCTGGGCTGTGTGTCTGAATCTAAGTTCAGAGACGTGATCGGAAAG ATTCATGCAGAAATCGAGAGACGCCAGAATCATAAACTGAAATCAGCAGAGAGAGCAGCTACAATCAAGGAGATTTATACACCTCTTCATCAACATGTTTATCATCTACAG GAATCATTCCTGGCCCCAGAACTTTTGCAGATGGTAAAATACTGTGCTTCAAGTGATGCAACCATGGAAGGACTTTTGAAACTCATCCAGACAGAAGCAG CACCAAGAGTCTTTAGATTCCCAGTGTTCCGAAAGGAATTCTGCAAGGAACTAATAGAAGAGCTGGAGCATTTTGAACAGTCTGATGCCCCAAAGGGCAGGCCGAACACCATGAACAATTATGGG ATTCTtctgaatgaactgggctttgATGAGAGCTTCATCACCCCACTGAGGGAGGTCTATCTGCGCCCACTCACCGCTTTGCTTTACAGTGACTGTGGTGGAAGCTGTCTGGACAGTCACAAGGCTTTCGTGGTCAAGTATGCTATGCATGAAGACATGGAACTTTGTTATCATTATGACAACGCCGAAGTCACTCTAAATGTATCACTGGGGAAAGACTTCACAGAGGGGAACCTGTTCTTTGGAGACATGAGACAG GTGCCTCTGAGTGAGACGGAGTGTGTGGAAGTGGAGCATCATGTAACTGAAGGTCTGCTTCACAGGGGCCAGCACATGCACGGCGCTCTGCCTATCTCCTCAGGCACACGCTGGAACCTGATCATATGGATGCGAGCTTCACGTGAAAGGAACAAACTCTGCCCTATGTGTGGTAAGAGACCCACGCTAGTGGAGAGTGACGGATTCAGTGATGGCTTCACCATGAACCCTGATGACGACACTAGTAGGAATGCGTCATGTTCTTTGACATGA
- the abcb9 gene encoding ATP-binding cassette sub-family B member 9 — MRVAVVLSGNLVFTLVDIVVTTILYVHGSRLDIFSDELEEFDIRCSTLDLWGTVLIRVSLLFGASVGVFFNRNDGPRRVSNLGTLVAFICLTNMTYALAKLLMLSEQGALMYDPWFLSLFSWTCASAVGIMISWNLLSQTPNAVSDREDSEETERLVDGIETEDESSEKSRKSGKEPPHSGATIGRLLSYCKKDSGLLAIAFFFLLLSAVCEAFIPYYTGQAIDGIVIQKSMDTFAKPMITLSVLALVSSIAIGFRGGVFSVTFARLNIRLRNLLFRSLMHQDIGFFDANHTGDITSRLTSDTTQVSDLISQNVNLFLRSFVKSVGIFIFMFGMSWKLSVVTIMGFPYIAVVSKLYGEYYKKLTKEVQTALAQANKVAEETISAMRTVRSFANEDQEGDSYYSKLQEMFILNKKQAVAYACFMWSSYISELALQVAILFYGGHLVVTNQMSGGTLISFVIYELELGEALESISSVYTGLMQGVGAAEKVFEYIDRKPTHALDGQEAPETLEGQVEFKNVTFAYPTRPEMDILKNVSFSLRPGQVTALVGPSGGGKSSCVCLLENFYAPQQGQVLVDGRPVNTYKHKYYHSKVSLVGQEPVLFARTVQMNISYGLPETPMESVIRAAINANAHDFITGLSKGYDTGVGEKGTQLSGGQKQRVAIARALIRNPRILILDEATSALDSESEYIVQQALNSLMRTHTVLVIAHRLSTVERADNILVIDKGSVVEQGTHAELMVRGGLYCKLVQRQILGTEIDADGHNLTPAPPRVLKEGDKESEEDCSDTEYEARY; from the exons ATGAGGGTTGCTGTGGTTCTTAGTGGCAACCTGGTTTTCACTTTAGTGGATATTGTGGTCACTACAATCTTGTATGTTCATGGATCAAGACTTGATATATTTTCAGATGAATTAGAAGAGTTTGACATACGCTGCTCAACACTGGACTTGTGGGGAACCGTTCTCATACGGGTCAGTCTTCTTTTTGGGGCCTCTGTCGGGGTGTTCTTTAACAGGAACGATGGTCCACGGAGGGTGTCAAACCTGGGGACGCTGGTTGCCTTCATTTGTCTTACCAACATGACTTATGCTCTGGCCAAGTTGTTGATGCTTTCTGAACAGGGAGCTCTAATGTATGACCCCTGGTTCCTCAGTCTGTTCTCATGGACTTGTGCATCAGCAGTAGGCATCATGATCTCATGGAATCTGCTGTCACAGACTCCCAATGCTGTGTCTGACAGAGAGGACAGCGAGGAGACGGAGAGGTTGGTGGATGGCATTGAAACAGAAGATGAGTCCAGTGAGAAGAGCAGGAAATCAGGGAAAGAGCCTCCCCATTCAGGGGCCACAATCGGCCGTCTGTTGTCATACTGTAAGAAGGACTCTGGTTTGCTGGCCATTGCTTTCTTCTTTCTTCTCCTCTCTGCTGTGT GTGAAGCTTTTATACCATATTACACGGGGCAGGCAATAGATGGCATAGTTATCCAGAAAAGCATGGATACTTTTGCCAAACCCATGATTACTCTTAGTGTGTTGGCTTTGGTCAG CTCCATTGCCATTGGGTTTCGTGGAGGAGTCTTCTCTGTTACGTTTGCCAGGTTGAACATTCGACTTCGGAACCTTCTCTTTAGATCACTAATGCATCAAGATATTGGGTTCTTTGATGCCAACCATACAG GTGACATTACCTCTAGACTTACCTCAGACACTACTCAAGTGAGTGACCTCATCTCACAAAATGTGAACCTGTTCCTGCGTAGCTTTGTGAAATCTGTGGGTATCTTCATATTCATGTTTGGAATGTCCTGGAAGCTGTCTGTAGTCACCATCATGGGTTTCCCATATATAGCTGTGGTCTCCAAACTGTATGGAGAGTATTACAAG AAATTAACCAAAGAAGTTCAGACAGCACTTGCTCAGGCCAATAAAGTGGCCGAGGAAACAATATCAGCCATGAGAACAGTGCGAAGTTTTGCTAATGAGGATCAGGAGGGAGACTCATACTACAGCAAACTGCAGGAGATGTTCATTCTTAATAAGAAGCAAGCGGTTGCCTATGCCTGCTTCATGTGGTCAAGCTAT ATCTCTGAGCTGGCCTTGCAAGTTGCAATCCTGTTTTATGGAGGCCACCTAGTGGTGACAAATCAGATGAGCGGAGGGACCCTTATTTCCTTTGTCATCTATGAGCTGGAGCTTGGAGAGGCCCTGGAG AGTATATCATCGGTGTACACAGGTCTGATGCAAGGTGTTGGCGCTGCAGAGAAAGTGTTTGAATATATTGATAGGAAACCTACACATGCCCTTGATGGTCAAGAAGCTCCAGAGACACTCGAAGGCCAGGTTGAATTCAAAAATGTGACATTTGCATATCCAACACGACCAGAGATGGATATATTGAAG AATGTATCCTTCAGTCTTCGCCCAGGGCAAGTAACTGCACTAGTGGGGCCCTCTGGTGGTGGAAAAAGCTCATGCGTGTGTTTGCTGGAGAACTTTTATGCCCCTCAGCAAGGCCAAGTGCTAGTGGACGGCCGACCTGTGAACACATACAAGCACAAATATTATCACTCTAAG gtGTCACTGGTGGGTCAGGAGCCTGTTCTGTTTGCACGCACTGTTCAGATGAATATCTCCTATGGTTTACCTGAAACTCCTATGGAGTCGGTCATCAGAGCTGCCATTAATGCCAATGCACATGACTTTATAACCGGCCTCTCCAAAGGTTATGATACTG GGGTCGGAGAGAAGGGCACTCAGCTGTCTGGTGGGCAAAAACAGAGAGTTGCAATTGCTCGGGCTCTAATCAGAAACCCTCGCATTCTCATTTTGGATGAAGCCACAAGTGCACTAGATTCAGAAAGCGAATATATA GTTCAGCAGGCTCTGAACAGCTTGATGCGAACGCACACGGTTTTAGTGATTGCCCACAGACTGAGCACAGTGGAGAGAGCCGACAACATCCTGGTGATCGACAAAGGCTCTGTGGTAGAGCAGGGCACTCATGCTGAACTCATGGTCAGAGGAGGCCTCTACTGCAAGCTGGTGCAGAGGCAGATCCTGGGGACTGAAATAGATGCAGATGGTCACAACCTAACACCAGCCCCACCTCGGGTGCTGAAGGAAGGAGATAAGGAGAGTGAAGAGGACTGTAGTGACACTGAGTATGAAGCACGCTACTAG
- the zgc:113436 gene encoding gypsy retrotransposon integrase-like protein 1 has translation MLSVDSLPVAEEEVVESSSNRLGDIYTFVAEGCYPQTMNPIRKKNLKRYAQKFMIDDGRLYYVGPKKEEKREVVIEAERKRQIFLECHFNDIGHHLGQKKTVHRIQSKYYWLGIVKDVVDWIKVCETCQHTERNKNLARTVRPIKVDGPWDILAIEIIGPFPGTVHGGNTHIVIITDYYSKWVEAFPVQKKDGLCIARSISSSVCRFGPAKTIFCSQSADFCAEVTKHLSDRWNIAIRVLPVDQPQRNALYDRSSNLLKDAIKQMVVEKQVEWDDFLDPVLASFRTSVNPTTKFTPHFLMFNRKSNETNFDRLSCYQEQEEDILNEEDTNSFLSSMQEQQNNIKQLVVTNMNVAYRQEKKNAKRKARNMPSITLTVTDPLFSTEESPSAKKLRQNLYLSFPIETVLTTIQNVPEAKKNGLEYPLTDPDVH, from the exons ATGTTGAGTGTGGACTCGTTGCCAGTTGCCGAAGAGGAGGTGGTGGAGTCCAGCTCAAACAGACTGGGGGACATTTACACGTTTGTTGCCGAGGGCTGTTATCCTCAAACCATGAACCCTATTcgcaaaaaaaatctcaaaagaTATGCTCAGAAATTCATGATTGACG ATGGCCGGTTATATTATGTGGGGCCGAAGAAAGAAGAAAAGCGAGAAGTAGTGATTGAGGCAGAGCGGAAGAGACAGATATTTCTGGAGTGTCATTTCAATGACATTGGGCATCACCTGGGACAGAAGAAGACAGTTCACAGGATTCAGAGTAAATACTACTGGCTTGGCATTGTCAAGGATGTTGTGGATTGG ATTAAAGTATGTGAAACTTGTCAACACACAGAGCGGAATAAAAACCTGGCCAGAACGGTACGACCCATCAAGGTGGATGGTCCGTGGGACATTTTGGCCATTGAAATAATTG GTCCATTCCCAGGAACAGTACATGGAGGGAATACACACATTGTTATTATTACAGATTACTACAGTAAATGGGTAGAGGCCTTTCCTGTACAAAAGAAAGATGGTCTCTGTATTGCAAGAAGCATTTCATCATCTGTTTGCAG ATTTGGCCCAGcaaagacaatattttgctcTCAAAGTGCTGACTTCTGTGCGGAG gTTACAAAGCATCTGTCTGACCGGTGGAACATAGCAATAAGAGTGTTACCAGTAGACCAGCCGCAGAGAAACGCACTGTATGATCGCAGCAGTAATCTGCTGAAAGACGCCATAAAACAGATGGTGGTGGAGAAACAAGTAGAATGGGATGATTTTCTTGATCCAGTTTTGGCCAGCTTCAGGACATCAGTCAACCCTACGACAAAATTTACACcacactttttaatgtttaacagAAAGTCTAATGAG acaaattTTGATCGTCTTAGCTGCTATCAGGAGCAGGAAGAGGATATCCTTAATGAAGAGGACACAAACTCTTTTCTTTCCTCCATGCAGGAGCAACAGAATAACATCAAACAGTTG GTAGTTACAAATATGAATGTTGCCTACagacaagaaaagaaaaatgcaaAACGCAAGGCTAGAAACATGCCCTCCATCACTCTTACTGTGACCGACCCATTGTTCAGCACAGAGGAATCGCCCTCAGCAAAAAAGCTCAGGCAAAACCTCTACTTGTCTTTTCCTATAGAGACTGTCCTAACCACAATACAGAATGTACCTGAAGCAAAGAAGAATGGCTTAGAATATCCTCTAACAGACCCTGATGTGCACTGA